Sequence from the Bacillus mesophilus genome:
TTCTATGATGAGCTCCACTATTTTAGCGGAATCTTTAATCGAATTTTTTAAAGTAACAAGTAGTCCTAACCCTCTGCAATCTAAATCTGTTACGCTTCTAAGATCTATTACATATCTCATCGCTTTTTGGTTTAAGCAATATTGTAATTCATTAAGAATAAAAGAAGTGGTACCAGTTCGCAGCTTTCCAAACAGGGTAAAGATTTGCTTTCCTTCTAACATTTCTGTACGGCAACTGTGTGTCATAGTATGTCTCTCCTACGCTATTGGTTTCTTATTATAGTTACTATATTATTTCGATAGAATAGGAACCTTTATGAGGGTTTGATGGATGATAAGAAAAGTGGCACATATCCAGCCTCTTGAATTACGAATAATTTTCGCTACAGCAATAGCAATCTAATAGTATCCAAATTATCTAATTAAGCTTTTCATCTATTTCAGCTCATATAACTAATTAGCTTTCTTAATAACCAATGTCACTCTTTCACATCTGTTCATTAATTAAAAAGGAGATCCACAAGTAAGTGATATCCCCTCTTTTAACTATTTCCTCTATCCAAAGTGACCTGTACCTTATTGTGTCAATTAGTAACATAAGAGGATTTAGGAACCCATCATGACTTCGTTAATCCTGTCGGAGTATAATAAGGTGGTACTTTGATCCAACCTCTTTTTCGTAATAGGCTTTTAGTTGTCGCCCCAAAAGTTAACATCTCTGTATACAGCTCAATCCATATCAAACCAACATCTGTTCTGATTGATTGAGAATTCCCTAAAGCACATTCTATACCAGCAGTTGCAATTTTTAGAGATACCCCATTTGCAATCTCATCATCTGTAAACTTAACCCCTAGTGGAACTTCTTGGGGCTCTGATTTCGGTTTTTTCTTTGGGCCAGGAGGTAGGGGAATTCCCTCTTTTTGCATAAAATTTGATAACCTTTGGGATTGGCTTTCGCATAGCTTTTTCGCATCTACAAGTAATTCTTTCACTTCATCATCTGTGGTTGTATTTAAACCTACCTCTTCATATCGGATGGCCTCATCAAGAACTGTTAAATATGTCCAAAAACTCATTA
This genomic interval carries:
- a CDS encoding STAS domain-containing protein translates to MTHSCRTEMLEGKQIFTLFGKLRTGTTSFILNELQYCLNQKAMRYVIDLRSVTDLDCRGLGLLVTLKNSIKDSAKIVELIIEDPFIQELIMMAKLDQMFRLVTTKELPVT
- a CDS encoding DUF3231 family protein produces the protein MSNPFEAVWKTLKSMVDIEPKSPLHVGEVMSFWTYLTVLDEAIRYEEVGLNTTTDDEVKELLVDAKKLCESQSQRLSNFMQKEGIPLPPGPKKKPKSEPQEVPLGVKFTDDEIANGVSLKIATAGIECALGNSQSIRTDVGLIWIELYTEMLTFGATTKSLLRKRGWIKVPPYYTPTGLTKS